A section of the Methanosarcina mazei S-6 genome encodes:
- a CDS encoding MM0924 family protein has product MMQSFIVEHYLESAVDVYCGGPDIFKGSVKACADNVLTLENDGKLTHIAIDKIIAMWPQ; this is encoded by the coding sequence ATGATGCAATCTTTTATAGTGGAGCACTATCTCGAAAGTGCTGTAGACGTTTACTGTGGCGGGCCGGACATTTTCAAAGGAAGCGTAAAAGCATGTGCAGATAATGTACTCACCCTCGAAAATGATGGAAAACTGACACATATAGCCATTGATAAAATCATAGCTATGTGGCCGCAGTAA
- a CDS encoding MM0924 family protein, which translates to MQCFIVEHYFDEVLDVYCGGSDVFNGKVKACADNVLTLDKNGKFTHIAIDKIIAVWRA; encoded by the coding sequence ATGCAGTGTTTTATAGTGGAGCACTATTTTGACGAAGTTTTGGATGTTTACTGTGGGGGTTCAGACGTTTTTAACGGAAAGGTTAAAGCCTGCGCAGATAACGTTCTAACTCTTGACAAGAATGGAAAATTCACGCACATAGCAATCGATAAGATCATAGCGGTCTGGCGTGCATAA
- the speB gene encoding agmatinase has protein sequence MFLPNSFIDALADYESARYVIFGVPFDNTSSYRAGSRWAPDAMRQVSANFESYNPVFDIDLVDLPIYDAGNLETSASVDETLRDLYEEVKALLNNGKLPIMLGGEHSLTYSTVKACAEFAGDDFGVLILDAHFDLREEYRGFKHNHACVSRNILENITDNLVSIGIRSGPEEEWIFARENKLKYYTADDVESIGMVEVLKEAIESLDCSQLYLSLDMDAIDPAYAPGLGTPEPFGLSARDVRTAIRTLAPYSMAFDVVEIAPEYDSGQTAMLGAKLMREFIASHAKSCIKK, from the coding sequence ATGTTTTTACCCAATTCCTTTATAGATGCCCTCGCAGACTACGAATCTGCACGCTACGTAATTTTTGGCGTACCCTTTGATAATACCTCTTCATACCGTGCAGGCAGCCGCTGGGCTCCGGATGCTATGAGGCAGGTTTCTGCAAATTTTGAGAGTTATAACCCGGTTTTCGACATAGACCTTGTAGACCTTCCGATATATGATGCAGGAAACCTGGAAACTTCAGCCTCGGTTGACGAGACCCTGAGAGACCTTTACGAAGAGGTAAAGGCTCTGCTGAACAACGGAAAGCTTCCTATTATGCTTGGGGGCGAGCACTCCCTGACTTATTCTACGGTCAAAGCCTGTGCGGAATTCGCAGGGGATGATTTCGGAGTCCTTATTCTTGATGCCCACTTTGACCTCAGGGAGGAGTACAGAGGGTTCAAACACAACCATGCATGTGTATCCCGGAATATTCTGGAAAATATCACGGATAATCTCGTTTCTATAGGTATAAGGAGCGGGCCCGAAGAAGAATGGATTTTTGCCAGAGAAAATAAGCTGAAATACTACACGGCAGATGATGTTGAATCCATAGGCATGGTAGAAGTCCTCAAAGAAGCGATTGAATCGCTTGACTGCAGCCAGCTCTACCTTTCCCTTGATATGGATGCAATAGATCCCGCGTATGCCCCCGGACTGGGAACACCTGAACCTTTCGGGCTGAGTGCCAGGGATGTCAGGACTGCGATAAGGACCCTTGCCCCTTACTCAATGGCTTTCGATGTTGTTGAAATTGCCCCTGAATACGACTCCGGACAGACAGCGATGCTCGGAGCAAAACTTATGAGAGAATTTATTGCCTCTCATGCAAAAAGCTGCATCAAAAAATAA
- a CDS encoding translation initiation factor IF-5A: MKQQVEVKELKEGKYVIIDDEACVIKSITKSKPGKHGAAKARVEAIGLFDGQKRSYIGSVANKVYVPIVERKSAQVISITGDIAQLMDMGDFSTFEIVIPDELKDRVKEGEEVSYITALGKVKLDIRT, translated from the coding sequence ATGAAACAGCAGGTAGAAGTAAAGGAACTTAAAGAAGGAAAATATGTAATTATTGACGATGAAGCATGTGTGATAAAAAGCATTACCAAGTCAAAACCCGGGAAACACGGAGCAGCAAAGGCAAGAGTAGAGGCAATAGGCCTTTTTGACGGCCAGAAGCGCTCCTATATCGGGTCCGTAGCAAACAAAGTTTATGTCCCGATCGTGGAAAGAAAGAGTGCACAGGTTATCTCAATCACCGGAGACATTGCCCAGCTTATGGACATGGGAGACTTTTCAACTTTTGAAATCGTGATTCCTGATGAATTAAAGGACAGAGTGAAAGAGGGTGAAGAGGTATCCTATATCACAGCCCTCGGAAAGGTCAAACTCGATATAAGGACGTAA